A single Orcinus orca chromosome 2, mOrcOrc1.1, whole genome shotgun sequence DNA region contains:
- the CILP gene encoding cartilage intermediate layer protein 1 isoform X2, protein MVVIKACVFFFLVLEVTSLLGRQMMLTQSVRRAQPGKRTSGIFAKPADPLDSPGEWTTWFNIDHPGGQGDYERLDAIHFYYGHQVCPRPLRLEARTTDWIPAGSTGQVVHGSPLEGFWCLNREQRPGQNCFNYTVRFLCPPGSLRQDTEHSLWSPWSPWSKCSAACGHPGVQTRTRTCLAETVSLCNDATEEGRLCMEQACSACDLTCPMGQVNADCDACMCQDFVLYGVVSLPGGAPASGATVYILTKTPKLLTQTDSSGRFRVPGLCPDGKSILKITKTKFAPIRLTMPKTRLKAATIKAEFMRAETPYIVMNPKAKARRAGQSVSLCCKATGKPKPDKYLWYHNSTLLDPSLYKHESKLVLRNLQRDQAGEYFCKAQSDTGAAKSHVARLTVIAPDETPCNPTPESYLIQLPHDCFQNATNSFYYDVGRCPVKTCAGQQDNGIRCQDAVENCCGISKTEEREIQCSGYTLPTKVAMECSCQRCTETQSIVRGRVSASDNGEPMRFGHVYMGNSRVSMTGYKGTFTLHVPQDTERLVLTFVDRLQKFVNTTKVLPFNKKGSAVFHEIKMLRRKEPITLEAMETNIIPLGDMAGEDPVAELEIPSKSFYRQNGEPYTGKVKASVTFLDPRNISTATAAQSDLNFINDEGDTFPLRTYGMFSVDFTDEATSESLNVGKVKVHLDSTQVKMPEHLPMMKLWSLNPGTGLWEEEGDFKFESQRRNRREDRTFLVGNMEIRERRLFNLDVPESRRCFIKVRAYRSERFLPSEQMQGVVVSVINLEPRTGFSSNPRAWGRFDSVITGPNGACLPAFCDDQSPDAYSAYVLASLAGDELEAVESSPKFNPNAIGVPQPYLNKLKYRRTDHEDPQAKKTAFQISMAKPRPNSAEESNGPIYAFENLQACEEAPPSAAHFRFYQIEGDRYDYNTVPFNEDDPMSWTEDYLAWWPKPMEFRACYIKVKIMGPLEVNVRSRNMGGTHRQTVGKLYGIRDVKSTRDRDQPNVSAACLEFKCSGMLYDQDRVDRTLVKVIPQGSCHRVSVNSMLHEYLVNHLPLAVNDNTSEYTMLAPLDPLGHNYGIYTVTDQDPRTAKEIALGRCFDGTSDGSSRVMKSNVGVALTFNCVERQVGRQSAFQYLQSTPARPSPASTVRGRAPSRRQRSSQGGQRWRRGAASLRFSGVAQQPLNN, encoded by the exons ATGGTGGTGATCAAGGCCTGCGTGTTCTTCTTCCTGGTCCTAGAGGTCACCTCTCTGTTGG GGAGGCAGATGATGCTCACTCAGTCGGTGAGAAGAGCCCAGCCTGGGAAGAGGACCTCAGGCATCTTTGCCAAGCCTGCTGACCCCCTGGACA GTCCTGGGGAGTGGACAACGTGGTTCAACATTGACCACCCAGGTGGGCAGGGCGACTACGAGCGGCTAGATGCCATTCACTTCTACTACGGGCACCAGGTGTGTCCTCGGCCCCTGCGGCTAGAGGCTAGGACCACCGACTGGATACCCGCAGGCAGCACTGGCCAAGTGGTCCATGGCAGCCCCCTTGAGGGCTTCTGGTGCCTCAACAGGGAGCAGCGGCCTGGCCAGAACTGCTTCAATTATACCGTGCGCTTCCTCTGCCCGCCAG GATCCCTGCGCCAAGAcacagagcacagcctctggagccCGTGGTCTCCCTGGAGCAAGTGTTCTGCTGCTTGTGGTCACCCTGGGGTCCAGACCCGAACACGCACCTGCTTGGCGGAGACGGTGTCACTGTGCAATGATGCCACTGAGGAGGGTCGGCTCTGCATGGAGCAGGCCTGTTCAG CCTGTGACCTGACCTGCCCCATGGGCCAGGTGAATGCTGACTGTGACGCCTGCATGTGCCAGGACTTCGTGCTGTATGGGGTTGTCTCCCTCCCTGGGGGTGCCCCAGCCTCAGGAGCTACTGTCTACATCCTGACCAAAACACCTAAGCTATTGACCCAGACGGACAGCAGCGGGAGGTTCCGAGTCCCTGGCTTGTGCCCCGATGGCAAAAGCATCCTGAAGATCACAAAGACCAAGTTTGCCCCTATCAGGCTCACAATGCCTAAGACTAGACTGAAGGCAGCCACCATCAAGGCGGAGTTCATGAGGGCag AGACTCCATACATTGTGATGAACCCCAAGGCAAAAGCACGGAGAGCTGGGCAGAGTGTGTCCCTGTGCTGTAAGGCCACGGGGAAGCCCAAACCAGACAAGTATCTCTG GTACCATAACAGCACACTGTTGGACCCCTCCCTCTACAAGCACGAGAGCAAGCTGGTGCTGAGGAACCTGCAACGGGACCAGGCCGGGGAGTACTTCTGCAAGGCCCAGAGCGACACTGGGGCTGCAAAGTCCCATGTCGCCCGGCTGACTGTCATAG CCCCCGATGAGACTCCTTGCAACCCAACCCCCGAGAGCTACCTTATCCAGCTGCCCCATGATTGTTTCCAGAATGCCACCAACTCCTTCTACTATGATGTGGGTCGTTGCCCTGTCAAGACCTGTGCAGGGCAGCAGGATAATGGGATCAGGTGCCAGGATGCTGTGGAGAACTGCTGTGGGATCTCCAAAACAGAGGAGAGGGAGATCCAGTGCAGTGGGTACACGCTGCCCACCAAGGTGGCCATGGAGTGCAGCTGCCAGCGGTGTACGGAGACCCAGAGTATCGTTCGGGGACGCGTCAGTGCCTCTGACAATGGGGAACCCATGCGCTTTGGCCACGTGTACATGGGGAACAGCCGTGTGAGCATGACTGGCTACAAGGGCACGTTCACCCTCCACGTCCCTCAGGACACTGAGAGGCTGGTGCTCACATTTGTGGACAGGCTGCAGAAGTTTGTCAACACCACCAAAGTGCTGCCCTTCAATAAGAAAGGGAGTGCGGTGTTCCATGAGATCAAGATGCTTCGGCGGAAAGAGCCCATCACCTTGGAGGCCATGGAGACCAACATTATCCCCTTGGGGGATATGGCTGGTGAAGATCCTGTGGCTGAGCTGGAGATCCCATCCAAGAGTTTCTACCGGCAGAACGGGGAGCCCTACACAGGAAAAGTAAAGGCCAGTGTGACCTTCCTGGATCCTCGGAATATTTCCACAGCTACTGCTGCCCAGAGTGACCTGAACTTCATCAATGATGAAGGAGACACCTTCCCCCTTCGAACATACGGCATGTTCTCTGTGGACTTCACAGATGAGGCCACCTCAGAGTCACTTAATGTTGGCAAGGTAAAGGTCCACCTCGACTCAACCCAGGTCAAGATGCCAGAGCACTTGCCCATGATGAAACTCTGGTCCCTCAACCCAGGCACAGGGCTGTGGGAGGAGGAAGGTGACTTCAAATTTGAAAGCCAAAGGCGGAACAGAAGAGAAGACAGGACCTTCCTGGTGGGCAACATGGAGATTCGTGAGAGGAGGCTCTTTAACCTGGATGTCCCTGAAAGCAGGAGGTGCTTCATCAAGGTGAGGGCCTACCGAAGTGAGAGGTTCTTGCCCAGTGAGCAGATGCAGGGTGTCGTGGTCTCTGTGATCAACCTGGAGCCCAGGACTGGCTTCTCCTCTAACCCCAGGGCCTGGGGCCGCTTTGACAGTGTCATCACTGGTCCCAATGGGGCCTGTCTGCCTGCCTTCTGCGATGACCAGTCCCCTGATGCCTACTCTGCCTACGTCTTAGCAAGCCTGGCTGGGGACGAGCTGGAAGCAGTGGAGTCTTCTCCTAAATTCAACCCAAATGCAATTGGTGTCCCTCAGCCCTACCTCAACAAGCTCAAGTACCGCCGGACAGACCATGAGGACCCACAGGCCAAGAAGACAGCTTTCCAGATCAGCATGGCCAAACCAAGGCCCAACTCAGCCGAGGAGAGCAATGGACCCATCTATGCATTTGAGAACCTCCAGGCATGCGAGGAAGCACCTCCCAGTGCGGCCCACTTCCGGTTCTACCAGATTGAGGGGGATCGGTATGACTACAACACGGTCCCTTTCAACGAGGATGACCCCATGAGCTGGACTGAAGACTACCTGGCATGGTGGCCCAAGCCAATGGAGTTCAGGGCCTGCTATATCAAGGTGAAGATCATGGGGCCACTGGAGGTGAACGTGCGATCCCGTAACATGGGGGGCACCCACCGGCAGACAGTGGGAAAGCTGTATGGAATCCGGGATGTGAAGAGCACGCGGGACAGGGACCAGCCCAATGTCTCAGCTGCCTGTTTGGAGTTCAAGTGCAGTGGGATGCTCTATGACCAGGACCGTGTAGACCGCACGCTGGTGAAGGTTATCCCCCAGGGCAGCTGCCATCGAGTCAGCGTAAACTCCATGCTGCATGAGTACCTGGTCAACCACCTACCACTGGCGGTCAACGACAACACCAGTGAGTACACCATGCTGGCGCCCTTGGACCCACTGGGCCACAACTATGGCATCTACACTGTCACTGACCAGGACCCTCGCACAGCCAAGGAGATTGCGCTTGGCCGGTGCTTTGATGGCACATCTGATGGCTCCTCCAGAGTCATGAAGAGCAATGTGGGAGTGGCCCTGACCTTTAACTGCGTAGAGAGGCAGGTGGGCCGTCAGAGTGCCTTCCAGTACCTCCAAAGCACCCCGGCCCGGCCCTCCCCCGCAAGCACTGTCAGGGGAAGAGCGCCCTCAAGGAGGCAGCGGTCAAGTCAGGGTGGCCAGCGCTGGCGCAGAGGGGCGGCCTCTCTGAGGTTTTCTGGGGTTGCTCAGCAGCCTCTGAACAACTAA
- the CILP gene encoding cartilage intermediate layer protein 1 isoform X3, with amino-acid sequence MVVIKACVFFFLVLEVTSLLGPGEWTTWFNIDHPGGQGDYERLDAIHFYYGHQVCPRPLRLEARTTDWIPAGSTGQVVHGSPLEGFWCLNREQRPGQNCFNYTVRFLCPPGSLRQDTEHSLWSPWSPWSKCSAACGHPGVQTRTRTCLAETVSLCNDATEEGRLCMEQACSACDLTCPMGQVNADCDACMCQDFVLYGVVSLPGGAPASGATVYILTKTPKLLTQTDSSGRFRVPGLCPDGKSILKITKTKFAPIRLTMPKTRLKAATIKAEFMRAETPYIVMNPKAKARRAGQSVSLCCKATGKPKPDKYLWYHNSTLLDPSLYKHESKLVLRNLQRDQAGEYFCKAQSDTGAAKSHVARLTVIAPDETPCNPTPESYLIQLPHDCFQNATNSFYYDVGRCPVKTCAGQQDNGIRCQDAVENCCGISKTEEREIQCSGYTLPTKVAMECSCQRCTETQSIVRGRVSASDNGEPMRFGHVYMGNSRVSMTGYKGTFTLHVPQDTERLVLTFVDRLQKFVNTTKVLPFNKKGSAVFHEIKMLRRKEPITLEAMETNIIPLGDMAGEDPVAELEIPSKSFYRQNGEPYTGKVKASVTFLDPRNISTATAAQSDLNFINDEGDTFPLRTYGMFSVDFTDEATSESLNVGKVKVHLDSTQVKMPEHLPMMKLWSLNPGTGLWEEEGDFKFESQRRNRREDRTFLVGNMEIRERRLFNLDVPESRRCFIKVRAYRSERFLPSEQMQGVVVSVINLEPRTGFSSNPRAWGRFDSVITGPNGACLPAFCDDQSPDAYSAYVLASLAGDELEAVESSPKFNPNAIGVPQPYLNKLKYRRTDHEDPQAKKTAFQISMAKPRPNSAEESNGPIYAFENLQACEEAPPSAAHFRFYQIEGDRYDYNTVPFNEDDPMSWTEDYLAWWPKPMEFRACYIKVKIMGPLEVNVRSRNMGGTHRQTVGKLYGIRDVKSTRDRDQPNVSAACLEFKCSGMLYDQDRVDRTLVKVIPQGSCHRVSVNSMLHEYLVNHLPLAVNDNTSEYTMLAPLDPLGHNYGIYTVTDQDPRTAKEIALGRCFDGTSDGSSRVMKSNVGVALTFNCVERQVGRQSAFQYLQSTPARPSPASTVRGRAPSRRQRSSQGGQRWRRGAASLRFSGVAQQPLNN; translated from the exons ATGGTGGTGATCAAGGCCTGCGTGTTCTTCTTCCTGGTCCTAGAGGTCACCTCTCTGTTGG GTCCTGGGGAGTGGACAACGTGGTTCAACATTGACCACCCAGGTGGGCAGGGCGACTACGAGCGGCTAGATGCCATTCACTTCTACTACGGGCACCAGGTGTGTCCTCGGCCCCTGCGGCTAGAGGCTAGGACCACCGACTGGATACCCGCAGGCAGCACTGGCCAAGTGGTCCATGGCAGCCCCCTTGAGGGCTTCTGGTGCCTCAACAGGGAGCAGCGGCCTGGCCAGAACTGCTTCAATTATACCGTGCGCTTCCTCTGCCCGCCAG GATCCCTGCGCCAAGAcacagagcacagcctctggagccCGTGGTCTCCCTGGAGCAAGTGTTCTGCTGCTTGTGGTCACCCTGGGGTCCAGACCCGAACACGCACCTGCTTGGCGGAGACGGTGTCACTGTGCAATGATGCCACTGAGGAGGGTCGGCTCTGCATGGAGCAGGCCTGTTCAG CCTGTGACCTGACCTGCCCCATGGGCCAGGTGAATGCTGACTGTGACGCCTGCATGTGCCAGGACTTCGTGCTGTATGGGGTTGTCTCCCTCCCTGGGGGTGCCCCAGCCTCAGGAGCTACTGTCTACATCCTGACCAAAACACCTAAGCTATTGACCCAGACGGACAGCAGCGGGAGGTTCCGAGTCCCTGGCTTGTGCCCCGATGGCAAAAGCATCCTGAAGATCACAAAGACCAAGTTTGCCCCTATCAGGCTCACAATGCCTAAGACTAGACTGAAGGCAGCCACCATCAAGGCGGAGTTCATGAGGGCag AGACTCCATACATTGTGATGAACCCCAAGGCAAAAGCACGGAGAGCTGGGCAGAGTGTGTCCCTGTGCTGTAAGGCCACGGGGAAGCCCAAACCAGACAAGTATCTCTG GTACCATAACAGCACACTGTTGGACCCCTCCCTCTACAAGCACGAGAGCAAGCTGGTGCTGAGGAACCTGCAACGGGACCAGGCCGGGGAGTACTTCTGCAAGGCCCAGAGCGACACTGGGGCTGCAAAGTCCCATGTCGCCCGGCTGACTGTCATAG CCCCCGATGAGACTCCTTGCAACCCAACCCCCGAGAGCTACCTTATCCAGCTGCCCCATGATTGTTTCCAGAATGCCACCAACTCCTTCTACTATGATGTGGGTCGTTGCCCTGTCAAGACCTGTGCAGGGCAGCAGGATAATGGGATCAGGTGCCAGGATGCTGTGGAGAACTGCTGTGGGATCTCCAAAACAGAGGAGAGGGAGATCCAGTGCAGTGGGTACACGCTGCCCACCAAGGTGGCCATGGAGTGCAGCTGCCAGCGGTGTACGGAGACCCAGAGTATCGTTCGGGGACGCGTCAGTGCCTCTGACAATGGGGAACCCATGCGCTTTGGCCACGTGTACATGGGGAACAGCCGTGTGAGCATGACTGGCTACAAGGGCACGTTCACCCTCCACGTCCCTCAGGACACTGAGAGGCTGGTGCTCACATTTGTGGACAGGCTGCAGAAGTTTGTCAACACCACCAAAGTGCTGCCCTTCAATAAGAAAGGGAGTGCGGTGTTCCATGAGATCAAGATGCTTCGGCGGAAAGAGCCCATCACCTTGGAGGCCATGGAGACCAACATTATCCCCTTGGGGGATATGGCTGGTGAAGATCCTGTGGCTGAGCTGGAGATCCCATCCAAGAGTTTCTACCGGCAGAACGGGGAGCCCTACACAGGAAAAGTAAAGGCCAGTGTGACCTTCCTGGATCCTCGGAATATTTCCACAGCTACTGCTGCCCAGAGTGACCTGAACTTCATCAATGATGAAGGAGACACCTTCCCCCTTCGAACATACGGCATGTTCTCTGTGGACTTCACAGATGAGGCCACCTCAGAGTCACTTAATGTTGGCAAGGTAAAGGTCCACCTCGACTCAACCCAGGTCAAGATGCCAGAGCACTTGCCCATGATGAAACTCTGGTCCCTCAACCCAGGCACAGGGCTGTGGGAGGAGGAAGGTGACTTCAAATTTGAAAGCCAAAGGCGGAACAGAAGAGAAGACAGGACCTTCCTGGTGGGCAACATGGAGATTCGTGAGAGGAGGCTCTTTAACCTGGATGTCCCTGAAAGCAGGAGGTGCTTCATCAAGGTGAGGGCCTACCGAAGTGAGAGGTTCTTGCCCAGTGAGCAGATGCAGGGTGTCGTGGTCTCTGTGATCAACCTGGAGCCCAGGACTGGCTTCTCCTCTAACCCCAGGGCCTGGGGCCGCTTTGACAGTGTCATCACTGGTCCCAATGGGGCCTGTCTGCCTGCCTTCTGCGATGACCAGTCCCCTGATGCCTACTCTGCCTACGTCTTAGCAAGCCTGGCTGGGGACGAGCTGGAAGCAGTGGAGTCTTCTCCTAAATTCAACCCAAATGCAATTGGTGTCCCTCAGCCCTACCTCAACAAGCTCAAGTACCGCCGGACAGACCATGAGGACCCACAGGCCAAGAAGACAGCTTTCCAGATCAGCATGGCCAAACCAAGGCCCAACTCAGCCGAGGAGAGCAATGGACCCATCTATGCATTTGAGAACCTCCAGGCATGCGAGGAAGCACCTCCCAGTGCGGCCCACTTCCGGTTCTACCAGATTGAGGGGGATCGGTATGACTACAACACGGTCCCTTTCAACGAGGATGACCCCATGAGCTGGACTGAAGACTACCTGGCATGGTGGCCCAAGCCAATGGAGTTCAGGGCCTGCTATATCAAGGTGAAGATCATGGGGCCACTGGAGGTGAACGTGCGATCCCGTAACATGGGGGGCACCCACCGGCAGACAGTGGGAAAGCTGTATGGAATCCGGGATGTGAAGAGCACGCGGGACAGGGACCAGCCCAATGTCTCAGCTGCCTGTTTGGAGTTCAAGTGCAGTGGGATGCTCTATGACCAGGACCGTGTAGACCGCACGCTGGTGAAGGTTATCCCCCAGGGCAGCTGCCATCGAGTCAGCGTAAACTCCATGCTGCATGAGTACCTGGTCAACCACCTACCACTGGCGGTCAACGACAACACCAGTGAGTACACCATGCTGGCGCCCTTGGACCCACTGGGCCACAACTATGGCATCTACACTGTCACTGACCAGGACCCTCGCACAGCCAAGGAGATTGCGCTTGGCCGGTGCTTTGATGGCACATCTGATGGCTCCTCCAGAGTCATGAAGAGCAATGTGGGAGTGGCCCTGACCTTTAACTGCGTAGAGAGGCAGGTGGGCCGTCAGAGTGCCTTCCAGTACCTCCAAAGCACCCCGGCCCGGCCCTCCCCCGCAAGCACTGTCAGGGGAAGAGCGCCCTCAAGGAGGCAGCGGTCAAGTCAGGGTGGCCAGCGCTGGCGCAGAGGGGCGGCCTCTCTGAGGTTTTCTGGGGTTGCTCAGCAGCCTCTGAACAACTAA
- the CILP gene encoding cartilage intermediate layer protein 1 isoform X5 gives MVVIKACVFFFLVLEVTSLLGSLRQDTEHSLWSPWSPWSKCSAACGHPGVQTRTRTCLAETVSLCNDATEEGRLCMEQACSACDLTCPMGQVNADCDACMCQDFVLYGVVSLPGGAPASGATVYILTKTPKLLTQTDSSGRFRVPGLCPDGKSILKITKTKFAPIRLTMPKTRLKAATIKAEFMRAETPYIVMNPKAKARRAGQSVSLCCKATGKPKPDKYLWYHNSTLLDPSLYKHESKLVLRNLQRDQAGEYFCKAQSDTGAAKSHVARLTVIAPDETPCNPTPESYLIQLPHDCFQNATNSFYYDVGRCPVKTCAGQQDNGIRCQDAVENCCGISKTEEREIQCSGYTLPTKVAMECSCQRCTETQSIVRGRVSASDNGEPMRFGHVYMGNSRVSMTGYKGTFTLHVPQDTERLVLTFVDRLQKFVNTTKVLPFNKKGSAVFHEIKMLRRKEPITLEAMETNIIPLGDMAGEDPVAELEIPSKSFYRQNGEPYTGKVKASVTFLDPRNISTATAAQSDLNFINDEGDTFPLRTYGMFSVDFTDEATSESLNVGKVKVHLDSTQVKMPEHLPMMKLWSLNPGTGLWEEEGDFKFESQRRNRREDRTFLVGNMEIRERRLFNLDVPESRRCFIKVRAYRSERFLPSEQMQGVVVSVINLEPRTGFSSNPRAWGRFDSVITGPNGACLPAFCDDQSPDAYSAYVLASLAGDELEAVESSPKFNPNAIGVPQPYLNKLKYRRTDHEDPQAKKTAFQISMAKPRPNSAEESNGPIYAFENLQACEEAPPSAAHFRFYQIEGDRYDYNTVPFNEDDPMSWTEDYLAWWPKPMEFRACYIKVKIMGPLEVNVRSRNMGGTHRQTVGKLYGIRDVKSTRDRDQPNVSAACLEFKCSGMLYDQDRVDRTLVKVIPQGSCHRVSVNSMLHEYLVNHLPLAVNDNTSEYTMLAPLDPLGHNYGIYTVTDQDPRTAKEIALGRCFDGTSDGSSRVMKSNVGVALTFNCVERQVGRQSAFQYLQSTPARPSPASTVRGRAPSRRQRSSQGGQRWRRGAASLRFSGVAQQPLNN, from the exons ATGGTGGTGATCAAGGCCTGCGTGTTCTTCTTCCTGGTCCTAGAGGTCACCTCTCTGTTGG GATCCCTGCGCCAAGAcacagagcacagcctctggagccCGTGGTCTCCCTGGAGCAAGTGTTCTGCTGCTTGTGGTCACCCTGGGGTCCAGACCCGAACACGCACCTGCTTGGCGGAGACGGTGTCACTGTGCAATGATGCCACTGAGGAGGGTCGGCTCTGCATGGAGCAGGCCTGTTCAG CCTGTGACCTGACCTGCCCCATGGGCCAGGTGAATGCTGACTGTGACGCCTGCATGTGCCAGGACTTCGTGCTGTATGGGGTTGTCTCCCTCCCTGGGGGTGCCCCAGCCTCAGGAGCTACTGTCTACATCCTGACCAAAACACCTAAGCTATTGACCCAGACGGACAGCAGCGGGAGGTTCCGAGTCCCTGGCTTGTGCCCCGATGGCAAAAGCATCCTGAAGATCACAAAGACCAAGTTTGCCCCTATCAGGCTCACAATGCCTAAGACTAGACTGAAGGCAGCCACCATCAAGGCGGAGTTCATGAGGGCag AGACTCCATACATTGTGATGAACCCCAAGGCAAAAGCACGGAGAGCTGGGCAGAGTGTGTCCCTGTGCTGTAAGGCCACGGGGAAGCCCAAACCAGACAAGTATCTCTG GTACCATAACAGCACACTGTTGGACCCCTCCCTCTACAAGCACGAGAGCAAGCTGGTGCTGAGGAACCTGCAACGGGACCAGGCCGGGGAGTACTTCTGCAAGGCCCAGAGCGACACTGGGGCTGCAAAGTCCCATGTCGCCCGGCTGACTGTCATAG CCCCCGATGAGACTCCTTGCAACCCAACCCCCGAGAGCTACCTTATCCAGCTGCCCCATGATTGTTTCCAGAATGCCACCAACTCCTTCTACTATGATGTGGGTCGTTGCCCTGTCAAGACCTGTGCAGGGCAGCAGGATAATGGGATCAGGTGCCAGGATGCTGTGGAGAACTGCTGTGGGATCTCCAAAACAGAGGAGAGGGAGATCCAGTGCAGTGGGTACACGCTGCCCACCAAGGTGGCCATGGAGTGCAGCTGCCAGCGGTGTACGGAGACCCAGAGTATCGTTCGGGGACGCGTCAGTGCCTCTGACAATGGGGAACCCATGCGCTTTGGCCACGTGTACATGGGGAACAGCCGTGTGAGCATGACTGGCTACAAGGGCACGTTCACCCTCCACGTCCCTCAGGACACTGAGAGGCTGGTGCTCACATTTGTGGACAGGCTGCAGAAGTTTGTCAACACCACCAAAGTGCTGCCCTTCAATAAGAAAGGGAGTGCGGTGTTCCATGAGATCAAGATGCTTCGGCGGAAAGAGCCCATCACCTTGGAGGCCATGGAGACCAACATTATCCCCTTGGGGGATATGGCTGGTGAAGATCCTGTGGCTGAGCTGGAGATCCCATCCAAGAGTTTCTACCGGCAGAACGGGGAGCCCTACACAGGAAAAGTAAAGGCCAGTGTGACCTTCCTGGATCCTCGGAATATTTCCACAGCTACTGCTGCCCAGAGTGACCTGAACTTCATCAATGATGAAGGAGACACCTTCCCCCTTCGAACATACGGCATGTTCTCTGTGGACTTCACAGATGAGGCCACCTCAGAGTCACTTAATGTTGGCAAGGTAAAGGTCCACCTCGACTCAACCCAGGTCAAGATGCCAGAGCACTTGCCCATGATGAAACTCTGGTCCCTCAACCCAGGCACAGGGCTGTGGGAGGAGGAAGGTGACTTCAAATTTGAAAGCCAAAGGCGGAACAGAAGAGAAGACAGGACCTTCCTGGTGGGCAACATGGAGATTCGTGAGAGGAGGCTCTTTAACCTGGATGTCCCTGAAAGCAGGAGGTGCTTCATCAAGGTGAGGGCCTACCGAAGTGAGAGGTTCTTGCCCAGTGAGCAGATGCAGGGTGTCGTGGTCTCTGTGATCAACCTGGAGCCCAGGACTGGCTTCTCCTCTAACCCCAGGGCCTGGGGCCGCTTTGACAGTGTCATCACTGGTCCCAATGGGGCCTGTCTGCCTGCCTTCTGCGATGACCAGTCCCCTGATGCCTACTCTGCCTACGTCTTAGCAAGCCTGGCTGGGGACGAGCTGGAAGCAGTGGAGTCTTCTCCTAAATTCAACCCAAATGCAATTGGTGTCCCTCAGCCCTACCTCAACAAGCTCAAGTACCGCCGGACAGACCATGAGGACCCACAGGCCAAGAAGACAGCTTTCCAGATCAGCATGGCCAAACCAAGGCCCAACTCAGCCGAGGAGAGCAATGGACCCATCTATGCATTTGAGAACCTCCAGGCATGCGAGGAAGCACCTCCCAGTGCGGCCCACTTCCGGTTCTACCAGATTGAGGGGGATCGGTATGACTACAACACGGTCCCTTTCAACGAGGATGACCCCATGAGCTGGACTGAAGACTACCTGGCATGGTGGCCCAAGCCAATGGAGTTCAGGGCCTGCTATATCAAGGTGAAGATCATGGGGCCACTGGAGGTGAACGTGCGATCCCGTAACATGGGGGGCACCCACCGGCAGACAGTGGGAAAGCTGTATGGAATCCGGGATGTGAAGAGCACGCGGGACAGGGACCAGCCCAATGTCTCAGCTGCCTGTTTGGAGTTCAAGTGCAGTGGGATGCTCTATGACCAGGACCGTGTAGACCGCACGCTGGTGAAGGTTATCCCCCAGGGCAGCTGCCATCGAGTCAGCGTAAACTCCATGCTGCATGAGTACCTGGTCAACCACCTACCACTGGCGGTCAACGACAACACCAGTGAGTACACCATGCTGGCGCCCTTGGACCCACTGGGCCACAACTATGGCATCTACACTGTCACTGACCAGGACCCTCGCACAGCCAAGGAGATTGCGCTTGGCCGGTGCTTTGATGGCACATCTGATGGCTCCTCCAGAGTCATGAAGAGCAATGTGGGAGTGGCCCTGACCTTTAACTGCGTAGAGAGGCAGGTGGGCCGTCAGAGTGCCTTCCAGTACCTCCAAAGCACCCCGGCCCGGCCCTCCCCCGCAAGCACTGTCAGGGGAAGAGCGCCCTCAAGGAGGCAGCGGTCAAGTCAGGGTGGCCAGCGCTGGCGCAGAGGGGCGGCCTCTCTGAGGTTTTCTGGGGTTGCTCAGCAGCCTCTGAACAACTAA